One window from the genome of Epinephelus moara isolate mb chromosome 21, YSFRI_EMoa_1.0, whole genome shotgun sequence encodes:
- the LOC126408755 gene encoding dnaJ homolog subfamily C member 1-like yields the protein MTQRGGGACEEEQQEEEEEAAPAVRRRNRKSAAAADEMEVKVRGRRQRDFDPMTAAADEEEAEPQENREKADPTIWTQNQQKLLELALQQFPRGTAERWDRIAKVVPGKTKEECMIRYKMLAELVQKKKQAKS from the exons ATGACTCAGAGAGGGGGCGGAGCCtgtgaggaggagcagcaggaggaggaggaggaagcagctCCAGCGGtcaggaggaggaacaggaagtcagcagcagcagcagatgagaTGGAAGTGAAGGTCAGGGGTCGTCGGCAGAGAGATTTTGACCCGATGACAGCAGCAGCGGATGAAGAGGAGGCGGAGCCTCAGGAGAACAGAGAGAAGGCGGACCCCACCATCTGGACTCAGAACCAACAGAAACTGCTGGAACTCGCTCTGCAACAGTTCCCCAGAGGAACGGCAGAGCGCTGGGACCGCATCGCCAAGGTGGTCCCTGGGAAGACCAag GAGGAGTGTATGATTCGTTATAAGATGTTGGCGGAACTCGttcagaagaagaaacaggcTAAAAGCTGA